The genomic stretch TCCAAGCTCGGTACCACCGGTGAGCAGGCGGTCAAAAGAATGATCCCCAGGGCCAAATATAAGAGCTTTGAGACCGAGCCTGAGGCGGCCCTCGAGGTGATCAACGGCAAGGCAGACGCCTTTGTCTACGACCTCCCCTACTGTGTCGTTTTCTGGGCCCAGAAGGGCGCCGGCAAACTGGTTTTCCTGGATAAGCCCTTCACTTTCGAGCCCCTGGGTTGGGCGCTGAAACAGGGTGATCCCGACTTCCTGAACTGGGTCAACAATTTTCTCTCCCAGATTAAGGGTGATGGCCGCTATGACAAGATCTATAACAAGTGGATCACCGGCACCGACTGGATCAAGGACGTTCAGTAGAGATCTTAAACACTTTATGCGTTCCGGGGGGC from Candidatus Latescibacterota bacterium encodes the following:
- a CDS encoding transporter substrate-binding domain-containing protein, producing FANPYIIVGQTILINKDLTGYIKSYKDLNNPKYTVTSKLGTTGEQAVKRMIPRAKYKSFETEPEAALEVINGKADAFVYDLPYCVVFWAQKGAGKLVFLDKPFTFEPLGWALKQGDPDFLNWVNNFLSQIKGDGRYDKIYNKWITGTDWIKDVQ